A single Crateriforma conspicua DNA region contains:
- a CDS encoding sialate O-acetylesterase gives MLSFPTRWLMLLPLLVTTVSASAEISVCSLFTDHMVVQRDRPVRVWGWTDAGAEVTASLGGHDAEATAGSDGRFEMELAALPAGGPHELVIQSGNDTKTISDVLVGEVWICSGQSNMAWAVQSANDADLESLSANYPQIRLISVPQVGTQEPQNDFNGQWSVCSPDTVKDFSAVGYFFGRQLHQTLDVPIGLIDNAWGGSAAEAWISRQRLEKAGEYEDLLNHWDELASNYDFAKMKKAYEERRQAWIDGGRKGNAPRAPRDAMSGNHRPANIYNGVLKPTIGYSIRGAIWYQGESNSSRAYQYRNLFPLMIQSWRDEWGQGEFPFYWVQLADYRAEVDQPAESDWAELREAQTMTMDKLSNTGQAVIIDLGEASDIHPKNKQDVAKRLARWALAKDYGIDVPYQSPRFDSVEFDGDKAIVKFSHTGRGLDTFDVREMIGFTIAGDDKKFVHAEAKLMPGTKDTVVVSSPEISDPVAVRYAWADNPICNVQSADGLPLTPFRSDDFPGVTAGRTAP, from the coding sequence ATGTTGAGTTTCCCGACTCGTTGGTTGATGTTGTTGCCGTTGTTGGTCACAACCGTTTCGGCGTCGGCCGAGATTTCCGTTTGTTCTTTGTTCACCGACCACATGGTCGTCCAGCGTGACAGGCCCGTCCGCGTTTGGGGCTGGACCGACGCCGGCGCCGAGGTGACGGCTTCACTTGGCGGACACGATGCCGAGGCCACGGCCGGAAGCGATGGCCGTTTTGAAATGGAACTGGCGGCGCTGCCCGCCGGCGGCCCGCACGAATTGGTCATCCAGTCGGGCAACGACACCAAGACGATTTCGGATGTCTTGGTGGGCGAAGTCTGGATCTGCAGCGGCCAGTCCAACATGGCTTGGGCCGTGCAAAGTGCCAACGATGCGGACTTGGAATCGTTGTCAGCGAACTATCCCCAAATTCGTTTGATCAGCGTTCCCCAAGTCGGCACCCAAGAACCGCAAAACGACTTCAATGGTCAGTGGTCGGTGTGTTCGCCCGACACCGTCAAGGATTTTTCGGCGGTCGGATATTTCTTTGGACGTCAACTGCACCAGACCCTCGACGTGCCGATCGGTTTGATCGACAACGCTTGGGGCGGATCAGCCGCGGAAGCATGGATCAGCCGCCAGCGATTGGAGAAGGCCGGTGAGTACGAAGACTTGCTGAACCACTGGGACGAACTGGCCAGTAACTATGACTTTGCGAAAATGAAAAAGGCCTATGAGGAGCGGCGCCAGGCGTGGATCGATGGCGGTCGCAAAGGCAATGCACCGCGTGCGCCGCGCGATGCGATGTCGGGCAACCACCGTCCGGCCAACATTTACAACGGCGTGCTGAAACCCACGATCGGATACTCCATCCGCGGTGCAATCTGGTACCAAGGAGAATCCAATTCCAGTCGCGCGTACCAGTACCGCAACCTGTTCCCGCTGATGATTCAATCTTGGCGTGATGAATGGGGCCAAGGCGAATTCCCGTTCTATTGGGTCCAATTGGCCGATTACCGTGCCGAAGTCGACCAACCGGCCGAAAGCGATTGGGCGGAACTGCGTGAAGCTCAAACGATGACGATGGACAAGCTGTCCAACACCGGACAAGCCGTCATCATCGACTTGGGTGAAGCGTCCGATATTCACCCCAAGAACAAGCAGGACGTCGCCAAGCGTTTGGCCCGCTGGGCGCTGGCCAAGGATTACGGCATCGATGTGCCTTATCAAAGTCCCCGATTCGATTCGGTGGAATTTGACGGCGACAAAGCGATCGTCAAGTTCAGCCACACCGGTCGTGGTTTGGACACGTTTGACGTTCGCGAAATGATCGGATTCACGATCGCCGGTGACGACAAAAAATTCGTCCACGCCGAAGCCAAGTTGATGCCGGGCACCAAAGACACGGTGGTCGTGTCCAGTCCCGAGATCAGCGATCCGGTCGCGGTCCGCTACGCTTGGGCCGACAATCCGATTTGCAACGTTCAATCGGCCGACGGTTTGCCGCTGACTCCGTTCCGCAGCGACGATTTTCCCGGCGTGACCGCCGGCAGAACCGCTCCGTAA
- the pgsA gene encoding CDP-diacylglycerol--glycerol-3-phosphate 3-phosphatidyltransferase → MPAETSKSIYNVPNLLTSIRLILAIAVMALIPLAMYVSALIVFLVAVSTDWIDGYWARKYGQVTKLGRIFDPFVDKIIICGSFIALVEVRDSGVAAWMAIVVVARELLVTSLRGMIEGSGGDFSAKSLGKWKMVLQCAAVVAVLLTLIAQPAAAWLKWTSLGLLWAAVGLTVYSGYDYAWAAAKMMQDTPDASTPPKDAV, encoded by the coding sequence ATGCCCGCAGAAACGTCCAAGTCGATTTACAACGTCCCCAATCTGCTGACCTCGATCCGCCTTATTCTGGCAATCGCGGTCATGGCGTTGATTCCGTTGGCGATGTACGTCTCCGCGTTGATCGTGTTCCTGGTTGCCGTTTCGACGGACTGGATCGACGGTTATTGGGCCCGGAAATACGGCCAAGTCACAAAGCTGGGCCGGATCTTTGACCCGTTCGTGGACAAGATCATCATCTGTGGCAGTTTCATCGCGTTGGTAGAGGTTCGTGACAGCGGCGTGGCCGCTTGGATGGCAATCGTTGTCGTCGCTCGTGAATTGCTGGTGACCAGTTTGCGTGGCATGATCGAAGGATCGGGCGGCGATTTTTCCGCCAAGTCACTCGGCAAATGGAAGATGGTGTTGCAGTGTGCCGCCGTCGTCGCCGTCTTGCTAACGCTGATCGCACAGCCGGCGGCGGCATGGCTGAAATGGACATCGTTGGGTCTGCTGTGGGCCGCCGTTGGATTGACGGTCTATTCCGGATACGACTACGCCTGGGCCGCGGCAAAGATGATGCAAGATACACCCGACGCGTCGACGCCACCGAAGGATGCCGTTTGA
- a CDS encoding CPBP family intramembrane glutamic endopeptidase, producing MGSVVQTLLGGLLLALFPASLIAWITLLKRRITSGRLSALLPYRPRPLPHWSPLTFLVLMGLFLVAGPLVRLAFASVGLVDWPESGTSSSSAAPQRSAELMIGATVFLVSCLLTGVYIYVMAPQRFGVVGLRPTWSGVRLGLIASVLVLPPLMILMAAVSWLVPYEHEVLDVMEKQLSVASFLKLFFVTAILTPIVEEFSVRVVLQGSLQGLADAGKVRPWHEDGQADSNNATAESTPTPPTDTDTPSTDAYAGIESAQAASHAPESTNPTSTNPVQWVYQPIPGRPEPPPPPADAGGFRPADWPIVVTSLFFALLHFGQGLAPVPLFFLSLALGYLYRQTGNITASIVVHMVLNSLTMIVTFVTLMTEA from the coding sequence ATGGGATCGGTCGTCCAAACGTTGTTGGGCGGACTGTTGTTGGCGTTGTTTCCCGCCAGCCTGATCGCCTGGATCACTCTGTTGAAACGTCGCATCACGTCCGGCCGCTTGTCGGCGTTGTTGCCGTATCGTCCGCGACCGCTACCGCACTGGTCGCCGCTGACCTTCTTGGTGTTGATGGGGCTGTTCCTGGTCGCCGGGCCGTTGGTTCGACTGGCGTTTGCCTCGGTTGGCTTGGTGGATTGGCCGGAAAGTGGAACCTCGTCATCGTCGGCCGCACCCCAGCGTTCGGCAGAATTGATGATCGGCGCGACCGTGTTTTTGGTGTCTTGTTTACTGACCGGCGTTTACATCTATGTGATGGCTCCCCAGCGTTTCGGCGTCGTGGGTCTGCGTCCGACCTGGTCGGGTGTCCGGCTGGGATTGATTGCTTCGGTGCTGGTGTTGCCGCCGCTGATGATCTTGATGGCGGCTGTCAGTTGGCTGGTGCCGTACGAACACGAAGTCTTGGACGTGATGGAAAAGCAACTGTCGGTTGCCAGCTTTTTGAAGCTGTTCTTTGTCACCGCGATCTTGACGCCGATCGTCGAAGAGTTTTCCGTGCGTGTCGTTCTGCAAGGTTCGCTGCAGGGCCTGGCCGACGCCGGGAAAGTGCGCCCCTGGCACGAAGACGGCCAGGCGGATTCGAACAACGCGACGGCCGAATCCACCCCGACGCCCCCGACCGACACCGACACGCCATCGACCGATGCCTACGCCGGAATTGAATCCGCCCAAGCCGCGTCGCATGCCCCCGAATCGACCAATCCGACGTCGACCAATCCCGTCCAGTGGGTTTATCAACCGATCCCCGGACGACCGGAACCACCACCGCCGCCGGCCGACGCGGGTGGGTTTCGTCCGGCCGATTGGCCGATCGTGGTGACCAGTCTGTTTTTCGCCTTACTGCACTTTGGCCAAGGCTTGGCACCGGTGCCGTTATTCTTTTTGTCACTGGCGCTGGGGTATCTGTACCGCCAGACGGGCAACATCACCGCGTCGATCGTCGTGCACATGGTGTTGAATAGTCTGACGATGATCGTGACCTTCGTCACGTTGATGACCGAAGCCTAA
- the aroB gene encoding 3-dehydroquinate synthase translates to MVSNPQAPTTDESSNRTVTVPLGDRSYPIRITSACICGQEGRGADVGFLTEAAADVTHWVLIVDEAVSNRWATPIAKALDSIGDTVRVNVIEVPSGETSKSVESIGGIWNQMLNLGTDRRSVVVAVGGGVVGDLAGFAAATFARGVRFVQVPTTLLAMVDSSVGGKTGINLPGAKNMVGAFWQPEAVWIDTDVLATLPDRTYRSGLGEVVKYGVIDDAKFFDWLVDNADGLVRRDADALRYAIAASCESKARVVGADERETSGRRAILNYGHTFAHAIEATTGYGTWLHGEAVAIGMQMAARLAIRIGMCDADLLKRQSDLLAACQLPTTMDTADIDAMLTVMQRDKKVAHGKLRFILPSRIGHVDLVSDIDRNDVIASIEQTIGKA, encoded by the coding sequence ATGGTATCCAACCCCCAAGCCCCCACGACAGACGAATCGTCGAATCGGACCGTCACGGTGCCCTTGGGTGACCGCAGCTATCCGATCCGAATCACGTCAGCTTGCATCTGCGGCCAAGAAGGCCGTGGTGCCGACGTGGGCTTTTTGACGGAAGCTGCTGCCGATGTGACGCACTGGGTGTTGATCGTCGACGAAGCGGTTTCGAATCGCTGGGCCACGCCGATCGCCAAGGCTTTGGACTCGATCGGTGATACCGTCCGCGTGAACGTCATCGAAGTCCCCTCCGGCGAAACCAGCAAATCGGTGGAATCGATCGGTGGGATCTGGAACCAAATGCTGAACCTGGGCACGGATCGTCGCAGCGTCGTCGTCGCCGTCGGCGGCGGTGTGGTCGGTGACTTGGCCGGGTTCGCCGCGGCCACGTTTGCCCGTGGGGTGCGATTTGTTCAAGTCCCCACGACGTTGCTGGCCATGGTCGACAGCAGTGTTGGTGGCAAAACCGGCATCAATTTGCCCGGTGCGAAAAACATGGTCGGCGCGTTCTGGCAACCCGAAGCGGTTTGGATCGATACCGATGTTTTGGCGACGCTGCCGGATCGTACCTATCGCAGCGGCCTCGGCGAAGTGGTGAAGTACGGCGTGATCGATGACGCGAAGTTCTTTGATTGGCTGGTGGACAATGCGGATGGGTTGGTTCGGCGGGATGCCGACGCGCTGCGTTATGCGATTGCCGCCAGTTGTGAATCCAAGGCCCGCGTGGTGGGCGCCGATGAACGCGAAACATCGGGCCGTCGTGCGATTCTGAATTACGGACACACCTTCGCCCACGCGATCGAAGCCACCACGGGTTACGGGACTTGGCTGCACGGCGAAGCGGTCGCGATCGGAATGCAGATGGCCGCAAGGTTGGCGATCCGAATCGGCATGTGTGATGCGGACTTATTGAAACGCCAAAGCGATTTGCTGGCCGCTTGCCAGTTGCCCACCACCATGGACACCGCTGACATCGATGCGATGTTGACGGTGATGCAGCGTGACAAGAAAGTCGCTCACGGCAAGCTTCGCTTTATCTTGCCCAGCCGCATCGGTCACGTGGACTTGGTCAGCGACATCGATCGCAACGACGTGATCGCATCGATCGAACAGACCATCGGCAAGGCTTAG
- a CDS encoding nickel-dependent lactate racemase family protein, with amino-acid sequence MTTHFATGSPTTSLTSDDLRQALQEVFQAIGKPKKALLLPPDATRMFSRAGEITALCHDLMGDGIADIMPALGTHSAMKDEQLAEMFPGVPLDLFRVHRWRSDVRTLGEVPADFVSEVTEGVYQKPWPAQVNQMLVDGGHDLIFSIGQVVPHEVIGMANYNKNVFVGTGGVTGINESHYLSAVYGIERTLGQAKTPLRQILNYAQDHFCADMPLLYALTVVQQMKDGSLHTRGLYIGDDHETFYEAAELARQVNITHLDEAPKHVVAYLDPKEFKSTWLGNKSIYRTRLAIADGGRLTVLGPAVEEFGEDPAIDQLIRRYGYRPKEDVLRMVAENEDLAGDPSAAAHLIHGSPENRFEVVYAAGKLTDEEIRGVGYTPGDLDALMKRYNNGQMEDGWHDDVDGSRFYFIQNPALGLWSAPR; translated from the coding sequence ATGACCACTCATTTCGCCACCGGATCACCGACGACATCGTTGACAAGCGACGACCTGCGTCAGGCATTGCAGGAGGTTTTCCAGGCGATCGGCAAGCCGAAAAAGGCGTTGTTGTTGCCGCCCGATGCGACGCGAATGTTCAGCCGCGCCGGGGAAATCACCGCGTTGTGTCACGATTTGATGGGGGACGGCATCGCCGACATCATGCCGGCCTTGGGCACGCACAGCGCGATGAAGGATGAACAGTTGGCCGAAATGTTTCCCGGCGTTCCGCTGGACCTGTTCCGCGTGCACCGTTGGCGAAGCGACGTGCGAACCTTGGGGGAAGTCCCGGCCGACTTTGTTTCCGAGGTCACCGAAGGCGTCTACCAGAAGCCTTGGCCCGCACAGGTCAACCAGATGTTGGTCGACGGCGGACACGATCTGATCTTTTCGATCGGGCAAGTCGTTCCGCACGAAGTGATCGGGATGGCCAATTACAACAAGAACGTCTTTGTCGGCACCGGCGGCGTCACGGGGATCAACGAAAGTCACTACTTGAGCGCGGTGTACGGCATTGAACGCACGTTGGGCCAAGCCAAAACGCCGCTTCGGCAGATCTTGAACTACGCCCAAGATCACTTCTGTGCCGACATGCCCCTGTTGTACGCCTTGACGGTGGTCCAGCAGATGAAGGACGGATCGCTGCACACCCGTGGGCTGTACATCGGCGACGATCACGAAACGTTTTACGAAGCGGCCGAATTGGCGCGACAAGTCAACATCACGCACTTGGACGAAGCCCCCAAGCACGTGGTGGCCTACCTGGATCCGAAAGAGTTCAAAAGCACTTGGCTGGGCAACAAGTCGATCTATCGGACACGACTTGCCATCGCCGACGGTGGTCGATTGACCGTGCTAGGACCGGCGGTCGAAGAGTTCGGCGAAGACCCTGCGATCGACCAACTGATCCGTCGCTATGGGTATCGTCCCAAGGAAGATGTCTTGCGGATGGTTGCCGAGAACGAAGACTTGGCGGGTGATCCGTCTGCAGCGGCTCACCTGATTCATGGGTCGCCCGAGAATCGATTCGAAGTCGTGTATGCAGCGGGCAAGTTGACCGACGAAGAAATTCGCGGTGTCGGGTACACGCCGGGCGACTTGGACGCGCTGATGAAGCGATACAACAACGGTCAAATGGAAGACGGCTGGCACGACGACGTCGACGGCAGCCGATTCTATTTCATTCAAAACCCGGCGTTGGGTCTGTGGAGTGCTCCACGCTGA
- a CDS encoding 3-hydroxyacyl-ACP dehydratase FabZ family protein, with protein MSVQEIENRIPHRAPMRLVDEIVSEDDKRIVCRKTFRDDESFVQGHFPGYPLVPGVIQCECCLQAGAILLQKFTPEGDDVIPVATRMDNVKFKNMVRPGDTVQIEVTLKEQLSNAFFLTGKMTIDGKTTARLDFACSVTTPRESNSAAPKKESGV; from the coding sequence ATGAGTGTCCAAGAGATTGAAAATCGTATTCCGCACCGCGCCCCGATGCGGCTGGTCGACGAAATCGTCAGCGAAGATGACAAGCGGATCGTCTGTCGAAAGACGTTCCGCGACGACGAATCGTTTGTCCAAGGCCATTTCCCCGGCTATCCGCTGGTGCCGGGCGTGATTCAGTGCGAATGTTGTCTGCAAGCCGGCGCGATCCTGCTGCAGAAATTCACCCCCGAAGGCGACGACGTGATTCCCGTGGCGACGCGGATGGACAACGTCAAATTCAAAAACATGGTGCGTCCCGGCGACACCGTGCAGATCGAAGTCACCCTGAAAGAACAATTGTCCAATGCGTTCTTTTTGACCGGCAAGATGACGATCGACGGCAAAACCACCGCACGCTTGGACTTCGCCTGCAGCGTGACCACGCCACGGGAATCAAATTCGGCCGCACCGAAAAAGGAATCCGGTGTCTGA
- a CDS encoding enoyl-ACP reductase FabI has protein sequence MSDEPVQDYLGLSGKTVLVMGVANKKSVAYRVALQLKQAGARVIYSVRSEARKESLAKLLSGQDVFVCDVESQDEIDNLARQLADADVRLDGLVHSIAFADYSDGMKPFHETTRRQFLQAMDISAFSLVAVCNALRDRFCNDASVVTIGISTTRMASESYGFMAPIKAALESSLAFLTKSFSKFSHVRFNAVAAGLLKTSASAGIPGYVDSYLYAEKVIPRGEAVTTDEVAATATFLISPRSSGITAQSIVVDAGMSINYFDAAVVQAVTDADTTA, from the coding sequence GTGTCTGACGAACCTGTACAAGACTATCTGGGTCTATCCGGCAAGACAGTGTTGGTGATGGGTGTCGCCAACAAGAAAAGCGTCGCGTATCGCGTCGCGTTGCAGTTGAAACAGGCCGGCGCTCGTGTGATCTATTCGGTACGCAGCGAAGCACGCAAGGAAAGCCTGGCAAAATTGCTTTCGGGCCAAGACGTGTTTGTGTGCGACGTGGAATCACAAGACGAAATCGACAACCTGGCACGGCAATTGGCCGATGCCGATGTCCGTTTGGACGGGTTGGTTCATTCGATCGCGTTTGCCGATTACAGCGACGGGATGAAGCCGTTTCACGAAACGACGCGGCGACAATTCTTGCAAGCGATGGACATTTCCGCTTTTTCGTTGGTGGCGGTGTGCAACGCGCTGCGTGATCGTTTCTGCAATGACGCGTCGGTGGTCACGATCGGCATCAGCACGACACGGATGGCCAGCGAAAGTTATGGCTTCATGGCGCCGATCAAAGCCGCCTTGGAATCATCGCTGGCGTTCCTGACCAAGTCGTTCAGCAAATTCAGCCATGTCCGCTTTAACGCGGTCGCCGCGGGGCTGCTGAAGACCAGCGCATCGGCGGGCATTCCGGGTTATGTCGATTCGTACTTGTATGCCGAAAAGGTCATCCCGCGTGGCGAAGCCGTCACGACCGATGAAGTCGCCGCGACCGCAACGTTTCTGATCAGCCCCCGCAGCAGCGGCATCACGGCCCAGTCGATCGTCGTCGACGCCGGAATGTCAATCAACTATTTTGATGCCGCCGTTGTCCAAGCCGTGACCGACGCCGACACCACGGCCTGA
- the ilvE gene encoding branched-chain-amino-acid transaminase — MPQSIYINGEYFSRENAKISVYDHGLLYGDGVFEGMRIYHGKVFRLREHLIRLWESARAIALEIPMSIDEMTAAVKETVKRNELEEGYIRLVVTRGGNQLGLDPFRCEDPQVIIIADKISLYPEQYYTDGLDLVTAATIRNHPAALSPRIKSLNYLNNIMAKIEGLRAGCIEALMLNHKGEVAECTGDNIFVVKDGVLMTPPIDAGILEGITRNAVIELAEKADIVVRQIPLTRHDIFVADECFLTGSAAEVIPAVKLDGRHIGDGKPGPVTQRLNALFKDLVKEE; from the coding sequence ATGCCTCAGTCGATTTATATCAACGGCGAGTATTTCTCTCGCGAAAACGCAAAGATCAGCGTTTACGACCACGGTCTGCTGTATGGCGATGGCGTGTTCGAAGGCATGCGGATCTATCACGGCAAAGTCTTTCGGCTGCGTGAGCACCTGATCCGGCTGTGGGAATCGGCACGAGCAATCGCGCTGGAAATTCCCATGTCGATCGACGAGATGACCGCCGCGGTCAAAGAGACGGTCAAACGCAATGAGCTGGAAGAAGGCTACATCCGCTTGGTCGTCACTCGGGGCGGAAACCAACTGGGTCTGGATCCGTTCCGCTGCGAAGACCCGCAGGTCATCATCATCGCGGACAAGATTTCGCTGTATCCCGAACAGTATTACACCGATGGACTGGACCTGGTCACCGCGGCGACGATTCGCAACCACCCCGCGGCACTGAGCCCGCGGATCAAATCGCTGAATTACTTGAACAACATCATGGCGAAGATCGAAGGCTTGCGGGCCGGGTGCATCGAAGCACTGATGTTGAACCATAAAGGCGAAGTCGCCGAATGCACCGGCGACAACATCTTCGTCGTCAAAGATGGCGTGTTGATGACGCCGCCGATCGACGCCGGCATCTTGGAAGGCATCACGCGAAACGCCGTGATCGAATTGGCGGAAAAGGCGGACATCGTGGTCCGACAAATTCCGCTGACACGTCACGACATTTTCGTCGCCGACGAATGCTTCTTGACCGGCAGCGCGGCGGAAGTCATCCCCGCGGTGAAGTTAGACGGTCGTCACATCGGCGACGGCAAACCCGGACCGGTCACCCAGCGTTTGAACGCGTTGTTCAAAGACCTGGTGAAAGAGGAATAG
- a CDS encoding TIGR01212 family radical SAM protein (This family includes YhcC from E. coli K-12, an uncharacterized radical SAM protein.): MATDPTPPESISPTVPSWRAEGLVFNAFGAALRRRYGGRVQRISIDAGFTCPNVDGAVARGGCNFCDNRSFSPSRRVRLKRVADQLTDGIRTVRKRYDKVTGFLAYFQPATNTYAPVEQLREIYELALSHGPEIRGLAVGTRPDCVPDSVLELFEMLAADHDVSVEFGMQTMHNDGLVWMNRAHDHGHQVNAIDRARGRGFECGVHIILGIPGETHEMMMQTADEVAALGFDSVKIHNLYVVEGTPLADQVRAGTLNLMDRETYVQTVVDFLQRLPPEMIVERVSGEAPKGFLVEPAWCLDKSRLLREIESEFRRRGTVQGSHYRPPAVSPHSRPRPQDNTPESIRQQIEQRGRLPVLKMN; encoded by the coding sequence GTGGCAACTGATCCCACCCCCCCGGAATCGATTTCGCCGACCGTCCCGTCCTGGCGTGCGGAAGGTTTGGTTTTTAACGCTTTTGGCGCCGCCCTGCGGCGACGCTACGGCGGCCGAGTCCAGCGAATCAGCATCGATGCGGGATTCACGTGCCCGAATGTCGACGGTGCGGTGGCCCGCGGAGGCTGTAATTTTTGTGACAATCGGTCGTTCAGCCCGTCCCGTCGAGTGCGGCTGAAACGCGTGGCGGACCAGCTGACCGACGGCATCCGGACGGTTCGCAAACGCTACGACAAGGTCACGGGGTTTCTTGCCTATTTTCAACCGGCGACGAACACCTACGCGCCGGTCGAACAGCTGCGGGAGATTTACGAACTGGCTTTATCGCACGGGCCGGAAATTCGCGGTCTGGCGGTGGGGACGCGACCGGATTGCGTTCCCGACAGCGTGTTGGAACTGTTTGAAATGCTGGCCGCCGACCATGACGTCTCGGTCGAATTCGGCATGCAAACGATGCACAACGACGGTCTGGTTTGGATGAACCGGGCCCACGATCACGGTCACCAGGTCAACGCGATCGATCGAGCCCGCGGACGAGGGTTTGAATGTGGCGTGCACATCATTCTGGGCATCCCCGGCGAAACGCATGAGATGATGATGCAGACGGCCGACGAGGTCGCCGCGCTGGGATTCGACAGTGTGAAGATCCACAATCTGTACGTGGTGGAAGGGACGCCGTTGGCCGATCAGGTTCGTGCGGGAACGCTGAATCTGATGGATCGCGAGACGTACGTTCAAACCGTGGTGGATTTCTTGCAGCGTTTGCCGCCGGAAATGATCGTGGAAAGGGTCAGTGGCGAAGCGCCCAAAGGATTCTTGGTCGAACCGGCGTGGTGTTTGGACAAGTCACGCCTGTTGCGCGAAATTGAATCGGAGTTCCGCCGACGCGGCACCGTACAAGGCAGCCATTACCGCCCGCCCGCTGTGTCACCGCACTCGCGTCCACGCCCTCAAGACAATACGCCCGAATCGATCCGTCAACAAATCGAACAGCGCGGACGCTTGCCCGTGTTGAAGATGAATTGA
- a CDS encoding FHA domain-containing protein yields the protein MGTLFGVLPFKGQGYDALVASDGRPCFHAFHSETIAVQDREFPEFAGKFGQLTPCGGGDPIPLVKERLLVGRRPSCDIQLKFPNVSSNHCRFSLESGYWFIKDLGSRNGTKVDGRQIMRKRADPKCKVSIAKHHYILEYEPQALGAFGPPPADDDYVEEMLKSSLMDRAGLSRRDGKKSTNRDPLAD from the coding sequence ATGGGAACATTATTCGGCGTATTGCCGTTCAAAGGTCAAGGGTACGACGCATTGGTCGCATCTGATGGCCGCCCCTGTTTTCATGCTTTTCATTCCGAGACGATAGCAGTGCAAGACCGAGAGTTTCCTGAATTCGCAGGGAAATTCGGCCAGCTGACGCCATGCGGCGGCGGCGATCCGATTCCCCTGGTGAAAGAACGTTTGCTGGTCGGACGACGCCCGTCGTGCGACATCCAGCTGAAATTTCCCAATGTGTCCAGTAACCACTGTCGGTTTTCGCTGGAATCTGGCTACTGGTTCATCAAGGACCTGGGCAGCCGCAACGGCACAAAGGTCGACGGCCGCCAGATCATGCGAAAACGGGCCGATCCGAAGTGCAAGGTGTCGATCGCCAAGCACCATTACATCTTGGAATATGAGCCTCAAGCCCTGGGTGCGTTCGGTCCGCCGCCGGCCGATGACGATTACGTCGAAGAAATGCTGAAGAGTTCGCTGATGGATCGCGCGGGACTCAGCCGCCGTGATGGCAAGAAGAGCACCAATCGGGATCCGCTGGCCGATTGA
- a CDS encoding Dabb family protein, protein MARLAHHVFFTLKDRSEESVARLVAACQKYLGGHDGMVGFEVGTREADYQRPVNQDYDVSLYTVFVDRAAHDAYQQAERHLQFIAETKETWAEVRVFDSNLTEMSN, encoded by the coding sequence ATGGCCCGACTTGCCCACCACGTTTTCTTCACCCTGAAAGACCGCAGCGAAGAATCCGTCGCACGCCTGGTCGCCGCTTGTCAGAAATACTTGGGCGGACACGACGGCATGGTGGGATTCGAAGTCGGCACCCGCGAAGCCGACTACCAACGTCCGGTCAACCAAGACTATGACGTGTCGCTGTACACCGTGTTCGTCGACCGGGCCGCGCACGATGCGTATCAGCAAGCCGAACGGCACTTGCAATTCATCGCCGAGACCAAGGAAACGTGGGCCGAAGTTCGCGTGTTCGACAGCAATCTGACCGAGATGTCGAACTAA
- the tsaE gene encoding tRNA (adenosine(37)-N6)-threonylcarbamoyltransferase complex ATPase subunit type 1 TsaE — MTNGNAITWNQLDLHRMSVFANRLAGVLADRSETTAVGLVGTLGAGKTQLTTLIARSIGVASDDVTSPTFTLAQHYRGSIGGDAPVTVDLHHVDAYRIADEDEWFEAGMEELLDTSASQDHRVWIFVEWADRFADWMPDDTLWIRIDWDTQSASPGDLPTDLPGENDQPRRITITGNKLPAGLADDESAS; from the coding sequence ATGACAAACGGCAACGCGATCACATGGAACCAATTGGACTTGCACCGGATGTCGGTTTTCGCAAACCGGCTTGCCGGCGTCTTGGCCGATCGTAGCGAAACCACGGCGGTCGGCTTGGTCGGCACACTGGGTGCCGGCAAGACCCAGTTGACCACACTGATTGCCCGATCGATCGGTGTTGCTTCGGACGATGTGACCAGCCCGACGTTTACGCTGGCCCAACACTATCGTGGTTCTATCGGTGGCGATGCGCCAGTCACGGTGGACCTGCACCATGTCGATGCGTATCGGATTGCGGACGAAGACGAATGGTTTGAAGCCGGCATGGAAGAACTGCTGGACACCTCCGCTTCGCAAGACCATCGCGTCTGGATTTTCGTCGAATGGGCGGATCGTTTCGCCGACTGGATGCCCGACGATACACTGTGGATCCGCATCGACTGGGACACCCAATCCGCGTCGCCCGGTGACTTGCCCACTGACCTGCCCGGTGAAAATGACCAGCCACGTCGAATCACCATCACCGGCAACAAATTGCCCGCTGGACTGGCTGACGATGAATCCGCATCGTGA